Below is a genomic region from Schistocerca americana isolate TAMUIC-IGC-003095 chromosome 1, iqSchAmer2.1, whole genome shotgun sequence.
tggtagaattttgcaccgagtacaatttaatcatagctaacactttgtttaagaatgatGAAAAAAGGTTATAcacttggaagaagcctggagacaatggaaggtttcagatagattatataatggtaagacagagatttaggaatgaggttttaaattgtaagacatttccagggacagatgtggactttgatcacaatttattggttatgaactgtagattaaaactgaagaaactgcaaaaaggtaggaatttaaggagatggaaggttgtagagagttttagagagagcattagggaatggttgacaagaacagggcaaggaaatacagtagaagaagaatgggtagctttgagggatgaaatagtgaaggcagcggaggatcaagtaggtgaaaagatgagggctaataggaatccttgggtaacagatgagatattgaagttaattggtgaaagcagaaaatataaaaatccagtaaatgaagcaggtgaaaaggaatacaaatgtctcaaaaatgagatcaacaggaatgcaaaatggctaagcagggaaggctagaggacaaaagtaaggatgtagaagcatatgtcTCCAGGGGtaagatactgcctgcaggaaaattagagagacctttcgagaaaagagaacccctgtatgagtatcaagagctcagatggaaaaccagacccaagcaaagaaggaaacaggaagtttcaacccttgacaacgcaatcgtcgtagcactcacacagatgaagctgctgaagttactgttctcgcttccattgctatgaatcaacatgtgagcacacgacagcttgaacaagaggttggcattcctaaaaccagtgtacattgtattcttacacgtcaccggttccatccttaccttgTATACCTACATCGAGaattgcatgggaacgatttccagaatcgtgtacagttctgtcagtgcgcACAGcaacaaatcctcgccaacccgaacttcttctccaatattctatttaccgatgaatgttccttctcaaacaaaagacacgtaaatacaaggaacatgcattattggtccaccgacaacccacgatggcttagacaggtggaacatcagcatcagtgggaagttaacgtctggtgtgggatgctgggtactacaattattggcccttatttcatcaatggtagtctaaacggcacagtgtATGCCAGCTTCAtcagatgaattcttcctcctATTCTGGATGAAGTGCCCCTAAGAACCAGAATGCAACACGATGGACGTCCAGCATATAATGCCTTTCATGCACGTcatgttctgaactgaaggtatcctgccagattgaTTGattgaggaggaacagttacttggcctgctaggtctcatGATTTAAATCctcttaaccttttttttttttttggaggggggggggggatgcattaaagacattgtctatcacgatgttccaacaactccagaggacatgttgttgttgttgtggtcttcagtcctgagactggtttgatgcagctgtccatgctcctctatcctgtgcaagcttcttcatctcccagtacctactgcaacctacatccttctgaatctgcttggtgtattcatctcttggtctccctctacgattcttaccctccacgctgccctccaatactaaattggtgatcccttgatgcctcagaacatgtcctaccaaccagtcccttcttctagtcaagttgtgccacaaactcctcttctccccaatcctattcaatacctcctcattagttatgtgatctacccatctaatcttcagcattcttctgtagcaccacgtttcgaaagcttctattctcttcttgtctaaactatttatcgtccatgtttgacttccatacatggctacactccatacaaatactttcagaaatgacttcctgacaattaaatctatactcgatgttaacaaatttctcttcttcagaaacgctttcctacccattgccagtctacattttatatcctctctacttcgaccatcatcagttattttgctccccaaatagcaaaactactttacgtgtctcatttcctaatctaatttcttgaGCATCACCAGACtctatttgactacattccattatcctcattttgcttttgttgatgttcatcttatatcctcctttcaagacactgtccattccattcaactgctcttccaagtcctttgctgtctctgacagaataacaatgtcatcggtgaacctcaaagtttttatttcttcttcctggattttaattcctcctccaaatttttcttttgtttcctttactgtttgctcattatacagtttgaataacatcggggagaggctaaaaccctgtctcactcccttcccaaccactgcttccctttcatgtccctcgagtcttataactgccatctggtttctgtacaaattgtaaatagcctatcgctccctgtattttacccctgccacctttataatttgaaagagattattccagtcaacattgtcaaaagctttctctaagtctacaaatgctagaaatgtaggtttgcctttccttaatctttcttctacggtgagtcgtaaggtcagtattgcctcacgtgttccaatatttctatggaatccaaactgatcttccccgaggtccgcttctaccagttttccattcatctgtaaagaattcgagttagtattttgcagcagtgacttattaaactaataattcggtaattttcacatctgtcgacacctgctttctttgtgattggaattattatattcttcttgaagtctgagggtatttcgcctgtctcttacatcttgctcaccagatggtagagttttgtcaggactggctctctcagggccttgtttcgactcaggtctttcaatgctttgtcaaactcttcacacagtatcatatctatttcatcttcatctacattctcttccatttccatagtattatgctcgagtacatcgcccttgtatagaccctctataaactctttccacctttctgctttcccttctttgcttagaactgggttttcatctgagctcttgatattcatacaagtggttctcttttctccaaaggtctctttaattttcctgtaggcagtatctatcttacccctaaagataagcctctacatccatacatttgtcctctagccatctctgcttagccattttgcacttcctgtcgatctcatttttgagacgtttgtattcccttttgcctgcttcatttactgcatttttatattttctcctttcatcaattaaattcagtacctcttctgttacccaaggatttctattagccctcgtctttttacctatgtgatcctctgctgccttcactatttcatctctcgaagctacccattcttcttctactgtatttctttcccccattcttgtcaatcgttccctaatgctcgccctgaaactctctacaacctctggttcttgcattttatccaggtcccatctccttaaattcccacctttttgcagtttcttcagttttaacctacagttcataactaatagactgtggtcagagtccacatctgcccctggaaatgtcttacagtttgaaacctggttcctaaatctctgtcttacctttatataatctatctgaaacttgtcagtatctccaggcttcttccatgtatacaaccctcttttatgattcttgaaccaagtgttagctatgattaagttgtgctgcgtgcaaaattctaccaggcggcttcctctttcatttcttcccccaaatccatattcacctactacgtttccttctcttccttttcctactattgaattcccgtcacccgtgactattaaattttcatcttccttcactatctgaataatttcttttatctcctcatacatttcttcaatttcttcgtcatctgcagagcttgttgggatataaacttgtactactgtagtaggcgtgggcttcgtgtctatcttggccacaataaagtgttcactatggtgtttgtagtaggttacccgtactcctatttttttattcattattaaacctactcctgcattacccctatttgattttcgcTGATCGTGCACTAAAACTGTTGTTAGTCAGACCATGATattttcatttattgcttctttgctagtAATTCTATTTGCAtcacatttagcagacagtatccacatatgctgctgaatgtacctacaaaattatatcattgtatgacatatagttcagaagatatgagggaaggaggagatgaacagggagaggaagaggaggatatggacatagaaaggaaagaggaggagatgggcagagagaggggaaacaacagacggggggggggggggggggatgcatgaggagatggacagagattggGGGATGGAGAAattggacagagagaagagggaggagatggacagagagaggggagaggaagagatggacagggggAGAGAGGtgcatgaggagatggacagagtttgGGGgatgaaggaggtggacagagagaagagggaggagatggacagagagagggggaggaagagatggactaatagaattgAAATAAAGACATACCAGAGGAATGCTGGGAACTCAGCTAGTTTTAAACATTTTGTTAGGTTTCTGGTTAGGGATTGAAAATGATGATTCCTCAATGTGCtcattattttaaaatgtattaccCACCAGTCATAGGGAGCAGACAGAATTTGTCTACACCAGTTTTGTAGACTTTTTTTTATGATTTGGCAAAATTAATACTGTATGATATCTGGGGCTGCTCTGTCACCCTGGATGATAACGTGTGTGGAGTCCATCATGAAGAAATCATGTGGACATGCTATCACATGGACATTTAAAACCAGCTCCAGCCCCAACTTTGATGATGAGGATGGAGAGCTATCACTTCTCGTTCTGTGGCATTTCTTCAAGGTATGGCAAGTACATAAAATTTATTTGTTATATAAGGCACCCTGCACGCCACAGATAACTGTTTACCCACCTATAGTAAACATTGCAATAATCACTTATAAACAAAGAACTTCTTTGAAATTCAAGCAAAGAGCTATATTTTACAAACTGATGCAGCAGATATTGTGTTATACTTAGCATGCAGTAGATAAACACCCTGGTCTCTGAAGAAACCCAGAGTTATTCTTTTTGTTTTTAAAGGAAGTGTCCCCAATgtagtttttaaaatttcttttgcaaCACAGGTATTTCATGCAAGCATCAAAATTTTATTGCAGTCTATACTGATGAATCTGAATATGAGGACTCTGTTTACTACTCAGATGTTTTCCCACACCAAGCCTCAGGATTTGCCTGCCAAAAAAATTCACAGTTCACATTGAACTATATGTGACCCAAAGGCACTGGAGCAGAAATGTCATGACAGAGGGAAGAATTTGCTCTGTTTACCTCAGTGCTCTTCAAGCAAATCAGCAGGTGTACCCAGCAGAGAAAATGTTCCAGATTATTAATCGTTATCTTCTCTTGCAACAATAACAGAAGAAGAAAGTAAGATTCTGCATGTTGGAATTCAGGGGAATGAGGAAAGCGACATACCACATTTTAACAAGAGAGTTTTATATTCAGATGTGAGGGCAGCAATATATTTTTTAAGTAGAGATCTGCcgtctattttagctgatgataaGGCGAGTGTAATGcacatttaaaaatattgtgtgctgtCTGGACTGAGGTCTAAAGTTACagattggagattttaatgtgtttcaCAGGATTAGCACACTGTGTGTATTTACATTGATGTTTAACATTTTGCTCTGCCAGTCAGTGTCcatattttattgaaatttaaGTCTGCTCTATTAATACAATGTTGTTATTTCTGGATATGTGAGTGCATGCATGGGGTAAATATGCATATGTGTTTTTTGAATATGTTTCATATTTAACTTAGCGATATATTTATCATTTTGCGATTTTCATCACACTTGCCTTCACCTTTTTTATATTGGTACCACAGAAAATAATACCAATCTGCAGGAatcctactaccaccaccaccaccaccaccaccaccaccacaaccaccaccaagcTTTAACATTGGTGCCATGAAATTGGGATTATGTTATTGAAATCACCAAATTTAAAGCAAAGCTTTGTATAGAATGAAGCTTTCACTTGGCAGCAGTATATGCTGTCTTGAAAATTTCTGGATTAAGAAGTTTcaatattttgtatacatttcccCCCATGAAATCATCAGTTTAATGTATGATGGTATGTGTGCTTGCATCGTATAGTGCATACTGAGATtcacatgtttgtacattttttctATTTGTTGTACAATTACAATAATATCAGACTAACCAGCAATAAAAGTCATTTGAGGGAGGTAGCAACATGATGCAGATACAATCACAGTTGCTATCATCTCATTGGTGAGTAGAAGGATCATGTGACAATGAGAAAATGAGTTGTTGGAAGCaggggaagggagagaggggggagatagaggggagggggggggggggagtgagttgTGGACAGCCAAACCAATTTGGTGAAGTAATACTGTCCCCAAAGGGCCTTCAGCTGTACACATCCCTCATGTCTGCATaatttataaatacactcctggaaattgaaataagaacaccgtgaattcattgtcccaggaaggggaaactttattgacacattcctggggtcagatacatcacatgatcacactgacagaaccacaggcacatagacacaggcaacagagcatgcacaatgtcggcactagtacagtgtatatccacctttcgcagcaatgcaggctgctattttcccatggagacgatcgtagagatgctggatgtagtcccgtggaatggcttgccatgccatttccacctggcgcctcagttggaccagcgttcgtgctggacgtgcagaccgcgtgagacgacgcttcatccagtcccaaacatgctcaatgggggacagatccggagatcttgctggccagggtagttgacttacaccttctagagcacgttgggtggcacgggatacatgcggacgtgcattgtcctgttggaacagcaagttcccttgccggtctaggaatggtagaacgatgggttcgatgacggtttggatgtaccgtgcactattcagtgtcccctcgacgatcaccagtggtgtacggccagtgtaggagatcgctccccacaccatgatgccgggtgttggccctgtgtacctcggtcgtatgcagtcctgattgtggcgctcacctgcacggcgccaaacacgcatacgaccatcattggcaccaaggcagaagcgactctcatcgctgaagacgacacgtctccattcgtccctccattcacgcccgtcgcgacaccactggaggcgggctgcacgatgttggggcgtgagcggaagacggcctaacggtgtgcgggaccgtagcccagcttcatggagacggttgcgaatggtcctcgccgataccccaggagcaacagtgtccctaatttgctgggaagtggcggtgcggtcccctacggcactgcgtaggatcctacggtcttggcgtgcatccgtgcgtcgctgcggtctggtcccaggtcgacgggcacgtgcaccttccgccgaccactggcgacaacatcgatgtactgtggagacctcacgccccacgtgttgagcaattcagcggtacgtccacccggcctcccgcatgcccactatacgccctggctcaaagtccgtcaactgcacatacggttcacgtccacgctgtcgcggcatgctaccagtgttaaagactgtgatggagctccgtatgccacggcaaactggctgacactgacggtggcggtgcacaaatgctgcgcagctagcgccattcgacggccaacaccgcggttcctggtgtgtccgctgtgccgtgcgtgtgatcattgcttgtacagccctctcgcagtgtccggagcaagtatggtgggtctgacacacaagtgtcaatgtgttcttttttccatttccaggagtgtatttggcatcCTTTTATGAATTCCCTCACTCTTATATCTTAAGAACCTGATGCCTTAGACCTTTTAATGGTAATGAAAGCTAATTTTATCAATACCTAATACAGGAACAGTCCTACTCATCAGTGGAGGGGGCTGTTTTCAGCCCAGGGAAAACCCCTGCCTGACCTTCTCCGCCAGTAACACCCCTCCCCTTCTCCACTCCATTAATTTTCACTGAAACAAGGCATGTTTCAACTTTGCAAATGTTATTTTTGATCATTACTATGAGGCCAGTGTTAAGGGAGAATATTGCTACAATTCTCTTGTTAAGGTGTTATTTTTAACCTGATTGACCTACAATAGAGGGGGTGTAAAACAACAGTCCATGTAAAACAACAGTCTAATCCTACAACATATAAGATAAACTGTTGCCAACCCCTGTGATGGGAGGAAGTAACATTTACCAGGCTAAGAATAGGGCATTTTTCATTGATACACAGCTTCCATTTTTGGTGAGATGACCAGCCAGTATGTGAAAGTTGTTTCAGTTTAACATATTTTAgcagaaatgttttatttatagTAATTAGACATCTACACATTTTGGTTACAGTGATATAATTGTTGTACAGTTCAGTATGTCACCTGATTTCATCCCCAAAACACTGGAAGATTTAATGAATTACAAGTGGGTTGGTCAATCCAGTTCTTGTTCACAACCAGCCATATACATTCATGTTAAAATTGTATGATTTTACCACAGTTTTGCTCTTATATGAAGGGCAAATGGCAGGACAGTTCTATCTTATTGCCTATCATCACTCCTCATTTGCAGTTAGCTCACCGACAAACAGGAGAATAAGGAGTGTTGGTGTTAGTAGGGATTTAGCCCTCCCCACATGACTGGTCCATAAATGTTGACTTTTCAGGGCATAAAAAATGTTGCTGATATATCTGTGGGACACAACTGTACAGTAATATTGCTTGTGAGAAAAGACTTATTTGTTCTTTTCACTAAGTGCACGAGTCATATTCAGCTAGGGTCCCAATGACCATGATGTAGAGCACCTTAATACAAATGTAGTTATTTGGTGTCCAGTAAAGTGAGAGTGGCCTCCTCACTGCTACCTCCAAGACTAAGTGTAAAGTTTAAAACTCACTCACACATCATTAGCTCAAGTCATAAAGTGTTAACACAAGGCTCCCTGTCACATATACTGCCCCAAAACTGTGTGCGCACCTCATAACTACATGCACTTTATAAGGCAGTTGAGTAGCACAGTACAAAGGCTGTTGGATAGCCCTGAAGATGACTTttttaataaagataaaagaaTAGAAATTGTAATCTGTGGCACACTTTATTACTAGCATTATTTGTTAAGTTCATAATTTACTGTACTGTTACAGTGAAGTTTAGTTAAATACAGGGCAAAACTTTCTATAATTACAACTTGTATCCCTTCATTTCAGAACGAACAAAGGAGGCTGCAGTTCTGAGAAGCTTCCTCATCCTGAGTTTGGCTCTGCTGGCATATCCTGCATGAAGAGTTCTGTGTTCTCTAATCCCTTTGTAGAggcagaaaatgcaaagaaagCCATTCTTGAGAAACATGTTAAAATGACACCAACAAAAGAAGAGATAACGATGATTAATGGGAAGAAAATATGTTGGAATTTCAGGAAAGGAAGATGTAGGTTTGGCCACAACTGCAAATTTGCACATGATTCTGATTTGCCAAATGTGAATACAGAAAATCAGTCTGAAAGTGGTGAtgtatataatggtcagacagttGTTTTACATGACAGTGTTGGAACTGGTGATTCTGAAATTAGCAAATGTAGTGAGAATTTACTAAGTGTAGTAAGTAAGAAAAAGAGGCCAGGTCTTGCGCAGGAACTTGTTCCTGGAAAGAAGGTACTGAAattgtacaaaaaacaaaaagttaAGGATGGTATTTGGAGTGGTAGCACAGCTGGTAACAAGTGAAAATGTTTCTAACTGGAAATGAATTgcagtttttcttttaattataaatATGAACTTCTAATATATACATTTTAGTTTTATTAAATGGTATTCTACCAACTTAAAATGTGTTTGATTTTCCAAAACATTATTTCAGTGTATTTGCATTTTAATTTCTTTGAGTAACCAAAATCCACTAGGAAATGAATGTTATACAAACAAGGAtttacctttgtgtgtgtgtgtgtgtgtgtgtgtgtgtgtgtgtgtgtgtgtgtaaggcatCACCTACGAACAAATCTATGGTACTGCAATggcagtaccttgcctcctagctGGTATCCCTGCAACAGATGTagattcaagacctgtccagtGCATCCTCTCACTACCACTGACCCCATTCCTGTCACTGGCATCTCCTGCCTCATTAAATGCAAGGCCACCTGTAAGAGCAGCCATGTGACCTACCAACttagctacaaccactgtgctgcattttaattgggcatgacaacaaacaagatGTCTGTCTGCGTGAATGACacagagagaggtggcgcagtggttaggacgcTTGACTCACAGAATGACAGTTCAAATCTGcgaccagccatcctgatttagatattctgtgattttcctaaatcgctgttGGCAAATGCTGagatagtttctttgaaaagggcacaacTGATTTCATAATCCAAGTTTGTGATCTATCTCTACTGACCTCACTGTAAATGGAACCTTAAACTCTAACTTTTCTTCCTTCGCATGAAAGGTCATGGCCAAACTGTGGCAAAGAGACAGCTGTACCACTCAGTTGCCAAACATGCCACCCAACGTTATGTGCTTCacttcaataactgcttcacagcctgtgccatttggattcttcctgCTAACATCAGTTTTTCTTAACTGCACAAATGGGAACTCTCTACAACATATCCTTTGTTCCCATGATCCCCCTGGCTTCGACCTTCACTAGCCCCTGTATTCCACCTGCCTTtcttcttccctgctcccactccagtagTACACGTGCCTATCCACCTGTGTAgtcatttcttcttctccttctatgCTCCCTTTCCTCGTCCCTCTtggcccctccccctccaccagcACTGCCTCTCGATGCTGCACCTGGCAACTCTATCATGTCCCCAACATGTTCCTACATGCTTCCAGAGGCAGCACTAGTATCTTCCCTCACCTCTAACCTGCTACCGCTCGTCTCACGCCTCTTCCATACCCCCACTGCTCGGATTCAGTTACGTTCAGGCCTTAGTGCCTGGAGACAATGGCAATGAGTTAGTCTTGTGTGTGTGGTTTCTATTTGTGAAGAAGGATGATTTCCCAAAGCTGAAATATTTCcatcattctttttcattgtgcctgtctgcaacatggCATCTCCtctttgtggtgagtagcagtATGTCCTTTCCGTGTTATCAGTAATAATTGCATTATTTTTGGAAGTCAATGATAACAGCAGTGTATTGCTGAGGGAAACTGCTTAACTAAGGAAAGGGCTTCTTCAATGCTTTTGCCATTGCTAATGTTCTAACTGTGACACATCATATAAGCCACATTCTCTGTCTATGGCATGCTGCCATTCAGAGGCAAAATGCACACTGGCTACCTCATCTTGTGCAATTTGCATATATTGTGTAAATGGTTTTGCCTGCTGTGTTACTATGACAAACTAAACTGTATCAATACAGTTCATTGGAGATGCAGTGCCATCATTATTTGTGCTTTCTGTATAATAAAGTGTGTATTCAATAAACTGTAGTTTTCACAACTTTAAAACCAGTAATCAGGTTACACCAACTTCACATATGCAGTATAAAATGTACTATAGACCTGGCACTACTCAGATGCCATTAATTAAAGCTGCCCTTACAGATGATGTGAAAATGGAGTATAGGGTGACCACGGATTTGGACAAAGACAGGGTTTCCACTTAAAGGAATCATGTGGGATGTGCTCATTGACAACACATGCAACTACAGTGCTCTAAAGCAGAAGCTGTTGGCTCTCCAATGTGCACATTATACAGAACTTTCCTCTTAGGCTTTCTTGAAGTACCCTTGTTAACTTCACTAGTGATTCTCAAAGATGCCAAAAGAACACAGAAACCCAATTTTGGAAAACAGTGGGCTACTAAATATACTTAACGTGCACACGATAAAACAGGTTTCAGAGTTGTTTTTTAACTTGTTTGCCTCCATATCCTCCAAGTTAATCCCAAACAAAGTGTTCATTTGTACATAATCAATGGAGATGCACACAGTTAACTGCAAAAAATCATACCAAAGACAATAGTTAACTGCAAAAAATCATACCAAAGACAATGTACTTTTTTATATAAACCACAAATTTTATTGCAAAAACCTTCAAATACAGAATTTAAGCTGTAATCTAATATGATTTGTGCTTGGTTCAGCCTGTGGCACAGTAAGTGATCTTACATTATATTGGTTCATATTTTGTGACATGTTGCCAAAATCCAACAATGCTGTGCCACATGAAATTCCTTATTGTGAATTCACAAACCTTCATCCTGCTCCTCATCCATATTAATTTTCACTTCCTGTGTGAGGGTGTCTTCAGTTACATGTGTGATTTTGCAGACTATAATTGTAAATAACGTTATGCAGAAGCATTAATCTGTGATGCCATGTTATGACTTGCACAAGGCAGATAAGTATGACTGAAAGCATTGAAATTATTAGATCCATCCTTAGACAATATTTTACAAATTGCATAGTCATTCAATTTGGTATGGCTGTAGATAAGGGAGttacaaaagaaaatggaaatcaGAAGTGCACAACATACATTCAGTTCCTCATCTGACCTTATGGAACAAATATGGCATGGCATGCTGCTGGTACACAAATATCTTTACAGTAATCAATTTTGCTAGCATGGCATGGTACTAGTTGGTCTACAACAGAATGTTGCTCTAGTCCTAACATGATTTTGTTAGCCCAACAACACTTTCTCTCTGTCAAATATGCATATGTGATGTTATAACTATTGTTGTTGTTCCGATTCTTTTGTGTTGTGCATGATCAACTGATATCAGCATTCTGACAGCAGTTTGTAAATACTGTTACAGCTGCGGCCATGTAACTCATATCTATTAAATCAGAATGAAAACAAGGGCTCCACCCTTAAGATACAGTGAAACCtttcttttacacttttcaagtgaCTTCCAAAAAAATGGTGTGAAATAACGTTTTAAC
It encodes:
- the LOC124547931 gene encoding uncharacterized protein LOC124547931, translated to MFMYLDIVLFTVVNMASLVADYSSTGSESSSDTDSEEDVEETNKGGCSSEKLPHPEFGSAGISCMKSSVFSNPFVEAENAKKAILEKHVKMTPTKEEITMINGKKICWNFRKGRCRFGHNCKFAHDSDLPNVNTENQSESGDVYNGQTVVLHDSVGTGDSEISKCSENLLSVVSKKKRPGLAQELVPGKKVLKLYKKQKVKDGIWSGSTAGNK